The region CAGGGCGTCGTCGATGCCCTGGGTCTTTAGCCACGTGAAGAGGAAGTGCCGCAGCCGGTGCGGGGGCATGTTGTGCTCGAGGCCGGCCTTGGCGGCGTAGCGGGCGAGCAGCGCTCGGACCCCTCGGGTCGAGTAGGGCTTCTTCCAGCTGGACTCGAACAGGAAGGCCGCCGCCTTGGCTTGCTGCGCGTCGATGTGCAGCGCCAGGGTCTCCTTGAACGAGCTCGGGAAGGGCACTGTGCGGTCCTTGGCCCCCTTGCCCTGGGTGATGCGGATGCGACAGGCATCCAGGTCGACGTCGTCAATGCGGATGCGCACCAGCTCGGAGACCCCGACCCCGGTGAACAGAAGGGTCTTGATGAGGACGATGTCCTGGCCTCGCCGGCCGGTCCAGACGACCTCGTAGTAGCGACGGATCTCGGCCTCGGTGGGAACATACGGCAGCCGTTTCGGCTCCCTCTGCACCTCGACCTCCAGCTCGGTCCGCAGATGGCGGAACACCGCCTTGAGGTAGGCGTAGTCGGGGTGTTCGCCCCTGAGGTGCTTGGCGAGTTGCCGGGCCTTGCGCTTCGGAGGGGTCCGAGGGACTGCGGAGTCCGGGACAGGGTCGCTCACGCCGTGGCGGCCAGGTCGAAGTCGAGGTGACGGTCCATGTCCAGCTCGAACAGGCCGTAGGGGCGAACGTTGGACCAGAACAGTGCAGTGAGGCCTTCCCACCCCGCCATGACCAGCCGCGCGTCGGCCGACCCGTCAGCAGCTGACCGACCACCCGGGGGGGCTCTCTTGCCATGACCGACGCCACGCCGCCGTCCAAGAGACCGGAGATGGACGCGCTTCATGGTTGCGCCGACTACTTGGTACGCCAGGCGAACCGGCTAGTCCAGGAACTGCAGGTACTCGCCCGCCCGCCACATCTCGATCGCCCTGAGCTAGCACCAGAAGAAGTTGACCGGTTGGTGCAGGAAGCCCGGTGGCTAGGGGAGCGCACAGCCCGCCTCTGGACGCAGGTGCGCCACCACCGCCGCCTTCGCGACGACGACGCACCGATGCACGAATTCCAGGTGACGCCAGCCCGCCCGCGCCACGAGATCGCCGCCGACGCCCGCAACACCGCCGAGCTGCTCTCGCTGCTCGCGGTCCGGGCCAGCCAGGTGTACCTGCCTGCGCCGCAGAAGCTGCAGGACGCCATCACGGGGCTACAGCAATGGGCTGATGCCCTGTACCAGGAGCCCTCAGACGGCGACGGCTAAGGACCTGGCGGGGGCAGCAACCGTCTTCCGCCCACGCCGCGGCCGCCTACGGACACATACGACCTTGACGGCACGGCGGCGACCCTGATCTTCGCGGGTAGGGGGTTGATGGGGGCCCCCGCTACCACCAGACCCACGGCGACTGTCGCAGCCCCTCGACCGTTCGCACCCTTTGCACGCCAGGGGTTGCTCCCCATCACCTCGTACCCGCCGCGGTGTCGGGGCGCGACCACGCGGTCAAGATGGAGCGCCCCGGACGCGGCCTTCGGCCCACGAACGAAACCCCGGGCGACGGCGCCCCTGCCGGGTCTGCGGCGTGTCTGGTTGACTGGCTAGCACCCGCCGGAACCGCCCAATCCAGACATGCAGGAGCGCGGCAGATGCGACCCGACGACGCCAGCACCTCAAGCGCCCGAAGCGCGCGCGAGCCGGGCAGTCACACCCCCGGACCACACTATGGCTGTGGGCCCAAGCGCAGGAACGACTGAAACTTCCGACACGGGCACGAGTCGGCGCTAGCAGCGATCGGATCCCCAGGGAGGCAGAATCCCACAATGAGTGCCGCCGAGACACTGGCCACCGCCCGCCAAGTCCTAGCGGCCGTGGGGTACGCAGATGACGCCATCGCCTCGGGTTACCCCGTCTGGCTGGGGCGGGGCAACGGTGTTGCCGCCGTCGAGTTCGTGGCCTTCGGCCGCTCAGCGCCGCGAGATATGTCGACCGCGCTGGTTGCAGTCACCTCGGACGCACTGGATCGTGCGCGGCAAGTGGCCGAGACCATCGCCACCCCGTACTTCATGGTCGCAAGCGGAAACGGCCTGGACCTGTGGGTCGCCGGCGGGGAGCAACCGTGGATACCGACCGTCGGCCTCGCTGACGTCGACCGCCTCCGGGCTTGGCTACGTCCTGCTGTAGCGCTGCGCGCCAAAGTTGGCCTCCGGCAGTTGCCGCTCTTTGACCTTCCCGTTAACTTTCTCGCCGCTGCTCGCTCGCGATCCGCCGAGCAGCTCGCACCCATCGTGGGGGAAGCCCTGGAGGCTGCCACCGACGCCCTAGTCCCCACGAATGTTGACGCCAAGCCTGGTCAGGGAAAGCGGTATCGTCATAGTCGAGCGGCGCTGTTGGTGGTCGGTGCGTTGACGACTCTCGTCATCCGCGACAGAGGAATGGTTCAAGCGGCGGGGATGGAAGATCTGATCGATGCAGTAGCGCGACAACATCCCTCGTCGTTTAACTGGTTCGAGAAGTCGTCCCGCCGCGAGCGGGCCATCCTCGTGGAGTTGGTATCACAGCTTGGTAGTGGAATCGACTACCAAAGCCTGGATCCGTCCATCCTGAGCCACGTCTACGAGCAGGCGCTCGTGAACGAGGATGACCGCAAACGTCTTGGCATTCACTACACGCCTCCCCGGTTGGCGGCGCAGCTCCTGAACGGCCTGCCAGTCGAGCTGGTGGCGCCTGAGAATCGGCACGTGCTGGATCCTGCTTGCGGATCGGGGACGCTACTCGTCGCAGCCCACGACCGCCTTCGAGACCTGCAGCCAGTGGGTTGGACCGAAGAGGATCGACACCGCGACCTGGCGGTGCACCTGCAGGGCTTCGACATCGATCCTTTCGCGGTCGAGATCGCCCGGCTCACGCTGCTGTTGCACGCCCAGCCCGCCGGTAACGGCTGGCGGATCATTTCAGAAGACACTCTCCAGCAGCCTGCTCCTAGTCCGCCGCCGCACATCATTGTGAGTAATCCGCCATGGGAGTTCAGCAGCGGCGGGAAGCGTTCGCAGAAGGCCGATCAGTTCATGACGTGGAGCATGAGGACACTCGCTCCAGGCGGCCTGCTTGGCATCCTCCTCCCGGGTTCCTGGATGACCGCGGACAGCAGTGCCTCGGTCCGCGAGGAACTGCTCGAGACCTTCGAGGTATTCGAGATGTGGCGACTGCCCGAGGGCACCTTCCCCACGTCTGGCGTCTCAACGACGGCCGTGTTGGCGCGGAGACGCGGCGGCCTCAGTGGACGTGGAGCCCGGGTCGTGCGAGAGGTGGACCTTCCTGGTCTTCCGGAGTTCCTGACAAGCGGCATCGCGAAAGTTACCTACGTTCTCCCTGGGGGTTCGGGAACCCCGCTGGCCCAGGATGTTCATTAAGGGTGGCGTGAGGGCGGGGTAGGTTCCCACGAAAAGGCCCCTTGACCTGCAAGAATCCGAGTTGTTCGCACCAGGATTCCGAGGCCAAGGGGCGCACCTTGCAGGTGAAGAGTAACAGGCTGTTCGACATCGGTGGGCGACGGGTGGAGGTCCGCGGCGACGCCGAGGGGGTGGTGTCCCACGCGGGGGTGGCGTTGCTGTCGGGGCTGGCCGACCGGGTCGGGCTGACCCAGGCGTTGGGCGAGCGCCCGCGGGCCTGTCGCCAGCGCGCCTCGGCCCACGACCCCGGCGAGGTGCTGCGCGACATGGCGGTGGCGCTGGCTGACGGGGCGGTGTGCGTGTCCGATCTTGCGGTGCTGCGTGACCAGCCCGAGCTGTTCGGCCAGGTCGCCTCGCATGCCACGGTGTGGCGCACCTTGGACCGCGTCGCCGACGACGAGTTGGGCGGCGCGGACGCGATCGCGCGGGCGCGCGCCGACGCCAGAGCGGCGGTGTGGCGCCAGAGCGGCCCGCCGCTGGTCGACGGGATGGTGGTGCTCGACTTTGACGCCACGATCGTTGGCGCCGAGTCCGACAAGGTCGGCGCGGCCGGCACGTTCAAGAAGACCTACGGCCACCACCCGCTGCTGTGCTACGTCGACCACGGCGACGGCACCGGCGACCCGCTGGCGGGGATGCTGCGTGCGGGCAACGCCGGGTCCAACACCGTGGACGACCACCTCGACGTGCTGGACGCGGCGCTGGCGGCGCTGCCGGCTATCCCCGAGGGCACCCCGATGCTGGTGCGCGCCGACGGCGCCGGGGCCACCCACGGGTTCGTCGACGCGTTGCGCGCCAAGGGGATCGCCTTCTCGGTCGGCTTCGATGTGACCGCCCCGGTGCGCGAGGCGATCGCCGGCCTGGACGCCGCCGCCTGGGCCGACGTGGCCGACCCCGACGCGCCCAACCGCGCCGAGCGACGCGCCAGGCCCAAACGCTGGCGGCTGCCCGTGGCTGCCAAGCCCCGCCCCCAGGTCGCCGAGCTCGACATCGACCTGACTACCAACGGCTGGCCGCCCGGGTCCCGGCTGATCGCCCGCCGTGAGGCCCGCAGCCCCGGCGAGCAAGCCCAGCTGGGCGACCTCGACGGCTACCGCCTGAGCGTGTTCCTCACCGACTGCACCGACGACGTGGCGACCTTGGACCGCCGTCACCGCCACCACGCCCACGTCGAGCAGCGCATCCGCGACGCCAAGGACACCGGCCTGTCAAACCTGCCCCACTTCGACCTGGCACTCAACGCCGTGTGGCTCGAGCTGGTGCTGTGCGCCCAAGCGCTGAACGCGTGGAGCCAACGCCTGCTGCTGACCGGCACTTTGGCCGCCGCCTCGCCCAAGACCCTGCGCCACCGGCTGTGGCACACCGCCGCGCGCGTCACCCGCCACGCCCGACGCACCGTGGTGGCCTACCAGCGGTCCTGGCCGTGGACGCCTGACCTGCTCGCCGCGTTCGACCGGCTCGCCGCCGTGCCGCCCGCTCCCGGCTGACCGCCAGCGCACCGCCCCCCACCCGACGTCACGCGCACCCCCACCGTGCGCAAGCCCGCCCACAAACCCCGCCCGGCAACGCTCGGGGCCTCATCCGGGGTGTCCCAGCCCTCCCAGGCGACCACACAGTCCGCCGCAACCCCACCCACACCCCCTCCGGGCCTGTTCCGCACCCCCCAGCCGACCCTGGGGGGCCGCCAGCGTCCCGTGAGGCACGCCAGGCCCCCTCCCCACGGCCCTAATGAACAACTTGGGAAGGAGGTGGCACAGGCTGCTTTTGGGCCCCTGCTGTGACGGTGATCGACGGCCCTCGCTGCCACCGCGTCCGGCACCCGGCTCCAGCGACGAAAACCCACCGACCGCGCTCGCCGACGACGAGGTGGCACCGGGGGGACGCTTCTCGATGGGCTCAGGCGATCAGCGCGTCGAATCGCTGCCGCAGGAGTGGGAAGTTCGGGTACTCGGAGACGCGCGCCTCGTCCACGAGTGCCCCCAGGTCAGCATCGGTCAGGTGGATGATGAATCCCCGGTCGTCCGTGGCGGTGTCCTTGCAGCGTTGCGCGAACCGCTTTTCGTTCTTGAAGCTGCGCGACAGCAGCAGCCCCACGCGCCCACGGCGCGGTGAGAACCGACCGGCGAGCTGGTCCAGTTCGGCGTTGGCGATGTCGTCGGCGTAGTTCTTGCACTCGACGATGATCAGCGGTGCCAAGTAGTGCTGGGCGACCCAGCTGAAGAAACCTCCGCCGGCAGTGTTGGTGAACACGATGTCGATGCGCTTGCGTCCGTCATGGATTTCCCACTCCTTCCGCGGCTGGGTCAGGTGGGGGTAGAACAGCGCAGCGAGCAGGTCGCGCACGGCGACGTGGTAGTCCTCGGCGTGGGCACTGCCGGGCGGGGTGTCGGTGACATTTGAGAGCAGCGCATCCCAGTCAGGAGCTGGAGTGGAGGTGTTCTCGGCGATGACCTCGTGGCTGGGGGCACGCCGGGTGCGCTGGTCCTTGCGACGCCGGTAGTCGTCGAGAATCTGTGGGTTCTGCTCGGTCACCCGGATGGCCACGCCCTTGCCCTGGCCGTACTTGTCCCGCAGGTCCTTCTTGGTGACGCGCCGCTCTCCGGTGGTCTTCAGCACGTGGAC is a window of Egibacteraceae bacterium DNA encoding:
- a CDS encoding tyrosine-type recombinase/integrase, with amino-acid sequence MSDPVPDSAVPRTPPKRKARQLAKHLRGEHPDYAYLKAVFRHLRTELEVEVQREPKRLPYVPTEAEIRRYYEVVWTGRRGQDIVLIKTLLFTGVGVSELVRIRIDDVDLDACRIRITQGKGAKDRTVPFPSSFKETLALHIDAQQAKAAAFLFESSWKKPYSTRGVRALLARYAAKAGLEHNMPPHRLRHFLFTWLKTQGIDDAL
- a CDS encoding N-6 DNA methylase, whose amino-acid sequence is MSAAETLATARQVLAAVGYADDAIASGYPVWLGRGNGVAAVEFVAFGRSAPRDMSTALVAVTSDALDRARQVAETIATPYFMVASGNGLDLWVAGGEQPWIPTVGLADVDRLRAWLRPAVALRAKVGLRQLPLFDLPVNFLAAARSRSAEQLAPIVGEALEAATDALVPTNVDAKPGQGKRYRHSRAALLVVGALTTLVIRDRGMVQAAGMEDLIDAVARQHPSSFNWFEKSSRRERAILVELVSQLGSGIDYQSLDPSILSHVYEQALVNEDDRKRLGIHYTPPRLAAQLLNGLPVELVAPENRHVLDPACGSGTLLVAAHDRLRDLQPVGWTEEDRHRDLAVHLQGFDIDPFAVEIARLTLLLHAQPAGNGWRIISEDTLQQPAPSPPPHIIVSNPPWEFSSGGKRSQKADQFMTWSMRTLAPGGLLGILLPGSWMTADSSASVREELLETFEVFEMWRLPEGTFPTSGVSTTAVLARRRGGLSGRGARVVREVDLPGLPEFLTSGIAKVTYVLPGGSGTPLAQDVH
- a CDS encoding IS1380 family transposase; its protein translation is MKSNRLFDIGGRRVEVRGDAEGVVSHAGVALLSGLADRVGLTQALGERPRACRQRASAHDPGEVLRDMAVALADGAVCVSDLAVLRDQPELFGQVASHATVWRTLDRVADDELGGADAIARARADARAAVWRQSGPPLVDGMVVLDFDATIVGAESDKVGAAGTFKKTYGHHPLLCYVDHGDGTGDPLAGMLRAGNAGSNTVDDHLDVLDAALAALPAIPEGTPMLVRADGAGATHGFVDALRAKGIAFSVGFDVTAPVREAIAGLDAAAWADVADPDAPNRAERRARPKRWRLPVAAKPRPQVAELDIDLTTNGWPPGSRLIARREARSPGEQAQLGDLDGYRLSVFLTDCTDDVATLDRRHRHHAHVEQRIRDAKDTGLSNLPHFDLALNAVWLELVLCAQALNAWSQRLLLTGTLAAASPKTLRHRLWHTAARVTRHARRTVVAYQRSWPWTPDLLAAFDRLAAVPPAPG